GCCGGCAAGTATAATGTAAACATACAATGCTGTTGCATTATGCAGTAATATGCCCATTATTATACTAATAATCCCCAAAATGATAGGGAAATAATATTTCTTTTTATTATCATTTTGAATCATACGAATTGACAAGCCGGAGAATATTAGTATAGGTATTGTTGCTAAATAAGATGTGCCTATAATTAGTCCTCCCAAAAATGACCAACCGTCTCCTCGAAATTGTTCTATTGCCAAATAAGCAATATAGATATTAAGTATTACCAAGCCAATAAAAGAAAATAGTGACATTGTTAGTAAAAACCAACACCTTGTGGCGGTCGTTTTATATGGATTAGATTTTATTGCCATTTTATAATTCTTATGAAAAATATACTTATTCTCCTCAAAATATTATTTGTTTTAGCAAGAGGTGTAACCGCTATTGATTAAGGCGAAAACCGTTTACTTGATTACCCTACATTAGTTTTTTTTATTAGGTTTACAATTACTTTAATCATTGTTTCTATTGTATATATTTTGCTAATGTTTTTTTAAAAACATGTATATATCTCTTATATTTGGAAGGATATATAGTACCGTATTTACTTCCTTTTTCCAAAGATAAAACTTTTATAGATTATAAGAAAAATCTACGGCTTGTTTTTAAGTTGTTTTTTTAAATCTCGATGCTGTCAGGAAATCCATTTTTGCAGACTAATAATAAAAAACAATTAATATTTAAAAACATATAAAAATGAATGTATTAGCAATTTATCAAAAAGCAATAGCCAGTTTATCGGTTTTAAACGACATTCCGGCCTTATTTTTCCGTATTATTTTAGCCTACGGCTTCTATGGTCCGGCAACTATGAAATGGGGAAATATCAGCGGTATAGCCGAATGGTTTGCTTCTATGGGAATACCATTCCCAATACTTAATGCTTATTTAGCAGCGAGTACAGAAATGGCAGCCATAATTTTATTACCTCTTGGTTTAGCCACGCGTTTTATTTCTATTCCTTTAATCATTACTATGATTGTGGCTATTGTTACAGTTCATTTTAGTAATGGCTTTGAAGCCGGAAATAATGGTTTTGAAATTCCACTTTATTATATGCTTATGCTTTTCGCTTTGCTTATTAATGGTGCCGGGAAAATAAGTATCGACCATTTAATTTCTAAACGCTTACAATAAATGAAAGAACCGGAAATTTTGATTAAATGGTAAGACATCAAAATAAAAAGGCAGATATTATTTGTCTTTTTTTGTTTTCTAACCGTACCTGTTTATAGTAAACATATCGGGGAAATCCTGATATCGTGTTTTGTATTTGAAAAATAATTAGTTTTGAAAACGAAGCATAATAGTTTATTTAGTATCAATGATTTACTTTTAACAAAAACACGAAGCAGGGAATTACTTAAGGTCAAAATACCTCAATATGAAACAAATCAAGCTTAAAAATAGGATTCAAAAGATATTACCTTTTCTTATTGCGCTATTTTCTTTTTCAATCCTTACCATAATGGCATTAAGCTATTCCAACTATAAAAAGGATTATTGGGAAAAAGATGTAAAAACACGTTTGCTTGAAACCTTAATGACCAAAAAGACCTCTTTAGAAAGAGCCTTGTATTCTCGGGTTTATTATACAAAAAGTGTTGCAGCATATGTTTCGTTAAGACCTGATATATCCACTAGTGAGTTTTATAATTTAGCGGCAGAACTTATAAAAAACGATTCTGTAATTAGCACAATGGCTCTGGCGAAAGACTGTATTATTGATGCTATATTTCCGAAAAAAGGACATGAAGCCGCCATAGGTTTAAATTTGTTGGCACATCCTAAAAGGAGAGAGATTGTTGAAAAAACCATTGAAACCCAGAAGACTTTTGTTGCAGGTCCCGTACAACTGGTGGAAGGTGGTATTGCCTTTATCAGTTATACGCCTATTTTTGATAAAACAAAACCAAAAGGTAGTAACTTTTGGGGAGTAACCGATATTGTTATTCGCCGAGATAAGCTACTTGAGGAGACTTCGCTTTTAGAGCGTGAGGCGGGCTTTTTATTCTCTATTCGAGGGTATGATGGCAAAGGTGATCAGGGTGATATTTGGTGGGGAAACGAAAGTGTTTTTACAAAAAATCCCGTTACGGTAAATATTGATTTACCCTACGGAAATTGGGTTCTTGCTGCCGTTCCCGAAATAGGTTGGTCTTCTTATCTCAATCAAGATCATGTATTGCTATATTTTTTACTACTTAGCACTTTTATTATCAGCGTATTAATCTGGTTTATAAGTCGGTCTATTATTAAAATAAAAGAAAATGAACAGGAATTAAGAGCTATATTTCACTCATTGAACAGTTTGATTATTGAATATGATGAGGAAGGTAGATATATTAAAATTCCTACTTCAAATACAGCACTGTTAATACGTCCAAAAGAAGAGATGCTTCAAAAAACTATTTCCGATATTTTCAATAAAGAAGAGGCTGATTTTTTCCATAGTGCAATAAAAAAGTGTTTAAAAACAAAAAATCTGGTGCAAATAGAATATTCTTTACAAATTGGAGCTGATAAGAAATGGTTTGCAACAAGAATATCGTGGAAATCGGAACATCGTGTTATTTTTCATGCGGTTGATATTACAGAACAGAAAAATGCTCGCGAAAAAATTATTGAGTCGGAAAAAAGACTTAAAGCCCTAAATGCTACAAAAGATAAGCTATTTTCTATAATTGCTCACGATTTAAAAAGTCCGTTTAATATTATTCTTGGCTATAGCGATTTATTAAAATCAGAATATAAACAATTCGAACCCCATCAAAGAACAAAACTGATAAACAACATCTACGAGTCATCAAAAAACGCTTTCAATTTAGTAGAAAATTTATTGCTTTGGGCTAATTCTCAAAGTGATAATATTAAATTATCTAAAGAATCATTGAATTTAAAAAAACTAATTATTGAGTCTATTGAAGCCCATCAGTTTGCAGCCGAAAACAAGAATATTACTATTGAAATAAATGTTCCTCCTCAATTAAATATCAATGCTGATAAATTTACACTACAAACTATAATTGCAAACCTTTTTAATAATGCTATTAAATTTACGTATGCAAAAGGAAAAATTATAATTGATGTTAAACAAATAGAAGGCGCCGTTGAGATTTGTATTACTGATAATGGCATTGGTATTTCGGAAGAAGTACTTCCCAAGCTTTTTCAGGTTAATGATAATATATCAACCTTAGGTACTGAGAATGAAAAAGGAACGGGATTAGGATTACTGCTTTGCAAAGAGTTTGTAGAAAAATACAATGGAAAAATTTGGGCTGAAAGTGAGCCGGAAAAAGGAAGTAAATTTTGTTTCACAATACCTATCTCTAAAGGATAAAATAAGACCGCTGGCACATGAAATTATGAGTATAGAAAGTATTTTTAATCAGTTTAATCACGAAGGTGTTTTTCAAAAAGCCGAAGCAATTGAAAGCGGACATATAAATACTACCATACTTATTCGTACACTTAGTTCGGCTTCGCCCGATTATGTTTTACAAAGAATAAATTCAAACGTTTTTAAAAATATTCCCGACTTAATCAAAAACAAAGTTTTAGTTACCGATTTTTTACGAACGAAAGTGCAAGAAAATATCATCCGCTTAATTCCAACAAAAAGCGGAGAATATTATTTTGTAGATACAAATAATGACTATTGGAATTTAATGGTTTTTATATTCGATAGTCGTGTGTATTTAAAAGCACCCAATACTAAAATTGCAGAAGAAGCAGGGCGTTTATACGGACAGTTTTTTTATTTACTCAACGATTTTGAATCTGAAAAACTAACAGAAACAATCCCTCGCTTTCACGATATGCATTATCGCCTTAATCAGTTTGAAAGTGCAATTAAACAAGCCAGAGATAAGCGATTGGAATCTGCAAAGGCAGCTGTTGAATTTGTAAATAAAAACAAAGCAGAAATACTCGTTTTGCAAAAACTAAAAGATAAAGGAAAGCTTCCATTAAGAGTAACACATAATGATACCAAATTATCGAATGCGCTTTTTGATAAAAATGAAAAAGCTATAGCTGTTATTGATTTAGATACTCTTATGCCGGGCTTGGTACATTATGATTTTGGCGATTCGGTAAGAACAATTTGTTCTTCAGCAGAAGAAGATGATGGCGACCTTAGTAAAGTGTATTTCCTTACGGAAAATTTTGAAGCTTTTGCTAAAGGATTTCTTCATTCTTGTAAAAGCATCTTATTAAAAGATGAAATTGAAAGTTTGGTTTTAGGAACAAAATATATGGTGTTTATTATGGGGCTTAGGTTTTTAACGGACTACCTTAATAACGATATTTATTATAAAATTAAATATACAGAACATAACCTAATACGCGCAAAAAACCAATTTGCTTTACTTAAAAGTATGAAGTTGCACGAAAGAGAAATGCAAAAAATTATTCAGAAGACAATATAAGAGAATCTTATATTAAACAAAAAAGCGACTCCATAAACAGGAGTCGCTTTTTTTGTTTTGATAAAAACCTGATTATTCAATAATTGTTAATTCATCAATAATATTTTGAGCTCCACCAAGTTTATCGATAATAAACATAACGTAACGTATATCCACATTAATAGTTTTCTGTAGTTTGTTATCAAAAGAAATATCGCCACTCATAGCTTCCCAGTTACCATCAAATGCAAGACCAATTAACTGTCCGCGAGCATTCATAATAGGACTTCCGGAATTACCACCGGTAATATCGTTATTACTTAAAAAGCCAACAGGCATTTCACCTTTTTTATTAGCCCATCGACCAAAATCTTTTTTCAGAATAAGTTCTTTTAGTTTAGCCGGAACAACAAACTCTGGATTTGTTGGGTCTTCTTTTTCTAAAATACCGTCTGTAGTTGTATAAAATTTATATTCAACGGCATCAGAAGCACGATACCCACCAATTTTTCCATAAGTTAAACGCATGGTAAAGTTAGCATCGGGATAATATTTTTTATTTGGATCTTTTTCTCTTAAACCGGCAACATACAAACGTTCAGCTTTTGCTAATTTT
This DNA window, taken from Bacteroidales bacterium, encodes the following:
- a CDS encoding DoxX family protein; this encodes MNVLAIYQKAIASLSVLNDIPALFFRIILAYGFYGPATMKWGNISGIAEWFASMGIPFPILNAYLAASTEMAAIILLPLGLATRFISIPLIITMIVAIVTVHFSNGFEAGNNGFEIPLYYMLMLFALLINGAGKISIDHLISKRLQ
- a CDS encoding CHASE domain-containing protein, with product MKQIKLKNRIQKILPFLIALFSFSILTIMALSYSNYKKDYWEKDVKTRLLETLMTKKTSLERALYSRVYYTKSVAAYVSLRPDISTSEFYNLAAELIKNDSVISTMALAKDCIIDAIFPKKGHEAAIGLNLLAHPKRREIVEKTIETQKTFVAGPVQLVEGGIAFISYTPIFDKTKPKGSNFWGVTDIVIRRDKLLEETSLLEREAGFLFSIRGYDGKGDQGDIWWGNESVFTKNPVTVNIDLPYGNWVLAAVPEIGWSSYLNQDHVLLYFLLLSTFIISVLIWFISRSIIKIKENEQELRAIFHSLNSLIIEYDEEGRYIKIPTSNTALLIRPKEEMLQKTISDIFNKEEADFFHSAIKKCLKTKNLVQIEYSLQIGADKKWFATRISWKSEHRVIFHAVDITEQKNAREKIIESEKRLKALNATKDKLFSIIAHDLKSPFNIILGYSDLLKSEYKQFEPHQRTKLINNIYESSKNAFNLVENLLLWANSQSDNIKLSKESLNLKKLIIESIEAHQFAAENKNITIEINVPPQLNINADKFTLQTIIANLFNNAIKFTYAKGKIIIDVKQIEGAVEICITDNGIGISEEVLPKLFQVNDNISTLGTENEKGTGLGLLLCKEFVEKYNGKIWAESEPEKGSKFCFTIPISKG
- a CDS encoding aminoglycoside phosphotransferase family protein encodes the protein MSIESIFNQFNHEGVFQKAEAIESGHINTTILIRTLSSASPDYVLQRINSNVFKNIPDLIKNKVLVTDFLRTKVQENIIRLIPTKSGEYYFVDTNNDYWNLMVFIFDSRVYLKAPNTKIAEEAGRLYGQFFYLLNDFESEKLTETIPRFHDMHYRLNQFESAIKQARDKRLESAKAAVEFVNKNKAEILVLQKLKDKGKLPLRVTHNDTKLSNALFDKNEKAIAVIDLDTLMPGLVHYDFGDSVRTICSSAEEDDGDLSKVYFLTENFEAFAKGFLHSCKSILLKDEIESLVLGTKYMVFIMGLRFLTDYLNNDIYYKIKYTEHNLIRAKNQFALLKSMKLHEREMQKIIQKTI